A genome region from Panthera uncia isolate 11264 chromosome A3 unlocalized genomic scaffold, Puncia_PCG_1.0 HiC_scaffold_11, whole genome shotgun sequence includes the following:
- the BIRC7 gene encoding baculoviral IAP repeat-containing protein 7, whose protein sequence is MGPEDRAKCRCCGPERSCWVAGRSPTRAHCGPLSLCGSIVDQDTSCALSWGGRDRTDGQILGQLRPLAEEEEEEGGARAAPATGPAFPGMGSEELRLASFYDWPLSAVVRPEPLAAAGFFHTGRQDQVRCFFCRGGLQSWEQGDDPWTEHAKWFPRCGFLLQTKGRDFVCGVQESCYHPLGSWDQSEEPADSAATTPSAPVHVGLELPTPRREAQSEGATEPGAQDAQEQLRRLQEERTCKVCLDHPVCTVLVPCGHLVCADCAPVLRLCPLCRAPIHSCVRTFLP, encoded by the exons ATGGGGCCCGAGGACAGAGCCAAGTGCCGGTGCTGTGGCCCTGAGCGAAGCTGCTGGGTGGCCGGCCGCAGTCCCACACGGGCCCACTGTGGACCCCTCTCTCTGTGCGGCTCCATTGTGGACCAGGACACCAGCTGTGCCCTGTCCTGGGGAGGCCGGGACCGCACAGATGGGCAGATCCTGGGCCAGCTGCGCCCCcttgcagaggaggaggaggaggaggggggggccAGGGCAGCCCCAGCCACAGGGCCGGCCTTCCCCGGGATGGGCTCTGAGGAGCTGAGGCTGGCCTCCTTCTACGACTGGCCGCTGAGTGCTGTGGTGCGGCCAGAGCCGCTGGCTGCCGCAGGCTTCTTCCACACTG GGCGGCAAGACCAAGTGAGGTGCTTCTTCTGCCGCGGGGGTCTGCAGAGCTGGGAGCAAGGGGATGACCCCTGGACAGAGCATGCCAAGTGGTTCCCCAG GTGTGGGTTCCTGCTCCAGACAAAAGGAAGGGACTTTGTCTGCGGCGTCCAGGAGTCTTGTTACCACCCGCTGGGCTCCTGG GACCAATCGGAAGAACCCGCAGACTCAGCCGCCACCACCCCTTCAG CTCCTGTCCACGTGGGTCTTGAGCTGCCCACGCCCAGAAGGGAGGCCCAGTCAGAAGGTGCCACAGAGCCAG GAGCCCAGGACGCCCAGGAGCAGCTGCGGCGTCTGCAGGAGGAACGGACCTGCAAGGTCTGCCTGGACCACCCCGTGTGCACCGTCCTCGTGCCCTGCGGCCACCTGGTCTGCGCGGACTGCGCTCCCGTGCTGCGGCTCTGCCCCCTCTGCAGGGCCCCCATCCACAGCTGCGTGCGTACCTTCCTACCCTAG